A region from the Deltaproteobacteria bacterium genome encodes:
- the rplJ gene encoding 50S ribosomal protein L10 has product MKREEKTALIAQLTERLSAASLGVVTEYRGLTVAQLNKLRRELQAAGASYRVSKNTLTRRAIKETAFGKLDELLRGPTGLVTTGKDPVAVAKILVRFAEQNDKLKISGGVLDGEALPASSVSALAKLPSREVLMAQLLGLLQAPASQLLRTIQEPGASLVRLLGAIEKSKQA; this is encoded by the coding sequence GTGAAGCGAGAAGAGAAGACCGCATTGATCGCCCAGCTCACCGAGCGCCTGTCGGCGGCGAGCCTCGGGGTCGTGACCGAGTACCGCGGGCTGACGGTCGCGCAGCTCAACAAGCTCCGCCGCGAGTTGCAGGCGGCCGGCGCGTCGTATCGGGTGAGCAAGAACACGCTGACGCGACGCGCAATCAAAGAGACCGCCTTCGGCAAGCTCGACGAGCTGCTTCGCGGTCCGACGGGGCTCGTGACCACGGGCAAGGATCCCGTCGCCGTGGCGAAGATCCTGGTGAGGTTCGCCGAGCAGAACGACAAGCTGAAGATCAGCGGAGGCGTACTCGACGGTGAAGCGCTGCCCGCGTCCAGCGTGAGCGCGCTCGCGAAGCTCCCGAGCCGTGAAGTGCTGATGGCGCAGTTGCTCGGGCTGCTGCAGGCGCCGGCATCGCAGTTGTTGCGTACGATTCAAGAACCGGGGGCGTCATTGGTCCGGCTCCTCGGGGCGATCGAGAAGTCCAAGCAGGCATAG
- the rplL gene encoding 50S ribosomal protein L7/L12 translates to MAEVSREQVKDFIKNMSLMDAAALVKELEAELGVSAAAPVMAAMPGAGAGAGSGAAPAEEKDEFTVVLKTAGDKKIQVIKVVRELTGLGLKEAKDLVDGAPKNVKEGVNKAEAESIAKKLEEAGGQVEIK, encoded by the coding sequence ATGGCTGAAGTTTCGCGTGAGCAGGTGAAGGACTTCATCAAGAACATGTCTCTCATGGACGCGGCGGCGCTCGTGAAGGAGCTCGAGGCCGAGCTCGGCGTGAGCGCGGCGGCGCCCGTGATGGCGGCGATGCCCGGCGCGGGGGCGGGTGCCGGTAGCGGCGCGGCGCCTGCCGAGGAGAAGGACGAGTTCACGGTCGTCCTGAAGACGGCCGGAGACAAGAAGATCCAGGTCATCAAGGTCGTGCGCGAGCTCACCGGTCTCGGCCTCAAGGAAGCCAAGGATCTCGTCGACGGCGCTCCGAAGAACGTCAAGGAGGGCGTCAACAAGGCCGAGGCCGAGAGCATCGCGAAGAAGCTCGAAGAGGCCGGCGGTCAGGTCGAGATCAAGTAG